A window of Kwoniella pini CBS 10737 chromosome 9, complete sequence genomic DNA:
TAGTGAAGTGAGAGTATTAGCACATCGTCAAATGCACATATGAACAAGAGAATCGCTTACGTTGGCAGATGCGATTAGCCTGTCTAGTATGTTTGACACTTCTATCCTATTCTGTTGTGAATTACCAAACCTCTCCTCAGAAATCTTGATccaaccttctttaccttcctGTGATCCAGATTGCGCGCCTCCATTAGGTAAGAATTCATTTCTACCCGGTCTTCCTGGTGTCCATCTTGGTCCAGCAAGCAATTTGATTCGCTTTATAGCTTCGGGTGTGGATAGATTGAGAGAAGATACAGGGACGAGAAGGACAGCTTTAGTGTGGAACTTGGAAGATGGTGAGGATAGATCGATCGTGCTTGTGAGGCGGATGGATGAAGTAGGTGGTGTAAATGTAGTTTTATTGGCGGCTATGAGAGAGGAACCGAAGCATGAGATGTCAGTAAAGGGCAGTAGGCTTAGATTCTGCGCCGAGTGCCGCGAAGCGATAGGACATATACACTTACCTCTCAAGGCTGCCCTGTCTTCCTCTATCTTTTTCACTAAACCCTCTCCTTCCTGTATTCTGAACATTCTCATCCACCCGAGCGAAGTCGCATCATCGAACTCGAATTTAGGAGTATTCATCACGGACCATGGTCGGTTCTTCTTGGCAAAAGCATTTGATGGTGCTGCAGGTGTTTCGGGAAAGAAAGGTTGAGTTGAAGAATCGGGTACGGAAGAA
This region includes:
- a CDS encoding mitochondrial 37S ribosomal protein mS35, producing MSISRSSIRSLPSSSTLRPIVRSFSSSRPSFDEKSDSSVPDSSTQPFFPETPAAPSNAFAKKNRPWSVMNTPKFEFDDATSLGWMRMFRIQEGEGLVKKIEEDRAALRAANKTTFTPPTSSIRLTSTIDLSSPSSKFHTKAVLLVPVSSLNLSTPEAIKRIKLLAGPRWTPGRPGRNEFLPNGGAQSGSQEGKEGWIKISEERFGNSQQNRIEVSNILDRLIASANDPKSPLPADVPIDTRHLLSRHRKKRTRQNPFVWSSDQTYLKEHEVVGGVKGFPLEWIPAELRDKALKKQ